A region of the Procambarus clarkii isolate CNS0578487 chromosome 29, FALCON_Pclarkii_2.0, whole genome shotgun sequence genome:
GTGGAGTATGGGTACTCGTGGGCAGGCGAAGACTACTGGCTCTCAACAACGatatcgattgattgatgaagattaagccacccaagaggtggcacgggcatgaatagcccgtaagtggtggccctttcgagccattaccagtatcaagagctgatactggagatctgtggaggtgcaactgcaccctgcgtgacgggaaatgtctcccgtGAACAACGATATCGGGAGCTTAGCTCTtatatcttccacactcacctcGGCTTCACGCTCTGCATTCACTAAGGTTCTTCTACAGCGAAGGACATATTACAGTCACTGGTTTaccttctctattttggagatgcAGAGAGCGAGTCTGGAAGTACGGGAAGCGGCCATGGCAGTTAGTCGCCGTCTGGAACTTCGACtgcccacgttgagaacaccccgCTACTCTAACCACATTTCTATGCTATTATGTGTACTcaggtgtaatgtgtgtgtgcgtgtgtgaaggGATGGCGACacaccaggaggaggaggaggaccctgGCGGCTAGAAGTAGTACTGGCAGACGAACAAGTCTTTCTCCTGGCAGTCGTAGTTGTAGGCACGGAAGGAACTCTGAGCGAAGAGTCCCATGCATTTGCCTGAGCCGCTTGGCACTTCCTCGTTCCACGTGTCCTTGCTCATGTCCACCGGCACTCCAGCCTGCAACAGCACACACTTCCTTCACAACTCATACCATATCAATAACTTCATTGCATCTACCAACATCAACACTTAAATATAATTAACACTATAGTCATCTTTAAATATTTTTACTGTGTATAATCTTAGAATATTTATATTATGGCACTTTgaacatttatttgtttattatttgttAAATATTTGTTACTTGGCCAGATTATGGACAAACGCAGTGACAACAGTGTTGCAAGTGTTGTCAGTGGTGAAGGTGCTAGATGGTGTCAGGTGTGGAAGTGTTGTCAGTAGTGTTACCAACGGTGGTAGTTGGTAGAAGTGTTGTcaacggtggtggtagtgttgccaACGGTGGCTGCAGTGTTATCAGTAGTGTTGTCAACTGTGGAGGCAGTGTTGTCAGGAGTGCCAACAGTGCTAATGTTATTAACGGAGTTGACATTGGTTGGTACTAACTAGCCACTCCCGTCTGGATCCGTAATTAGCATAATGAAGACAATTTGTAGGCACTCTGACGTCACTAACCATGTAAGTGTTTTATATAAGAGGTGTTTGTATGCGTGCACACATGGATGTATGTGTTAATGTGACGTGTGCACACAcgcgtcggtgtgtgtgtgtgtgtgcgtatattAAGACCTAACGTACACCCACATAAGCGCCTGTGTGCGTACATAATGACCTTTGTAGGGGAGACAAAAGGGGCTCGGCTAGGGGTGACCCTCAGAGGAAGATATTATGATTTAGCGCAGACAGCAGTccgccccactctcccccacgccAGACAAAAAGGTCATATTCATGTTAGATGGAGCGGTAGATAGCTGCCtcgccccctatctctggcactctCCTCGCCCGGCTGGTGCGGTGCGACTATCACCAGCCTCCTTTGTTTATTTACCCTTATATGTATagttaatataaaatatataagtgAATCAgaactgttgttgttttagattcagctactgggaacaaaagtggcaagtagcacgggctatggtgagcccgtagtggatctgCTGTCCGTAGTTGGACACGGTAGCTAATTAGCGTGGAATTGTGTCAGAATTTGTTCACGCGCTGACAAGGTCGATGTCTGTTTTGCCTCAGCTTGCATGCACGTCTGGACCTGGTGTTCACTGGCCATCCAGATGGCTAGTATCAGCCATCATACAACAGTGGGTCACATGCGTAGTGCTTTATCATACAACTAGTGGGTCATGCGCGTACTGTACATCTCATCTATCAAACAACTGTGGGGGTAATACGCAGCATACTGTATTGTCTGCCATACACCAGTGAGAAACAACCACTGTGAATCATCAAAATGTACAGCAGAAGGACATGTCACTAGTGCGTCATCTCATCTCATCTTCCAATAACGTTTTCCATATTGCGACTGAAAGATTGCATAGGCAAAATATTATCTTGGACAGGAACACAACAGTCTACCATCAGTTCTATTGAAGAATTAAAGAAAACGGGCATAGGTCAGAATAAATGGAAAACGAAGACAACTTAGCAAAGTATCCTGTGGACGCTCGTTCAACCCACTATTGGTACAACTCCTGGTGCACTTATCGACTAGGGGTCACAATGAACCTGGTAAATTATGTTCCGTTTTCCGGTTGACTCTTTGGGCGGTgggtgtccggcgccggcttggccAAGAGATGTCGGGAACTGGCGGGTTTTAATGGGCTCCAGGCATGCCCTCGGGGGCGTAGTGGGCGTCTGGCTCATGCTTCCCCGGAGGTCACTGGAAGGTGTTGCTGGGTTTTTGCTCGCTAGGATTAGATTATAATTTCGAAGAGGTTCCTTATTCTATCGTTTGGCTGCGACTTTGTTTGGCTACCCCGAGTTCACAAGACCCTGACGCTCTATCGTCTAGGGTCACTGGGTGCAGACAGGTAGTCTCCCAGTTAGTTTTCTGTGTAGGGTGGGACTCCGACTCTCGCCCAACTGTGGGACGCAAAACATCTGCCTAACAATGTGTTTAGCTGCCCCAAGTTACAGCAGCTTCCCGCCAACCCAACAGGCGACGTGTATATTACCGCAAGGCCTTGTATTTTACCCTGCACGGGAAAACGGGATATATGGAACACTTGGGCTGTCGTaggccctaaatcaacaacaaagtAATGtgccctaggcctaatatagcatgcATATTACTATTTTAAGCCTACGAATGCTCATATTAGTCCCAACATAAGTTACATTAAGGTTAAAATAGGATAAGATGTTTTTCGtgaacatatttataaatattttcaaTGGGACAAAAGGTGTCTTAGCTCAATCATTGCAATCGACTCACAACCGAATAATCACAGGTTTAATTCATACGCAAGACGGAGACGTTTGAGCATATTTCTTCTCACATGCCTCTTTTTGCTTTTTAGAGAAGCCTCTATTCACACAGCAGTAAACAGGTGCCTGGGGGGGTCAGGCTACTGTTGTGGGCTACATCCTAGTGAAGGTCCGTCGCTAGCCTAGGTTGATCTCGATACGCCTTAACATGAGTCCTGTCCCGTGTGTGGGGAACCATTGACGTCTCAACAGCTATAGGACTATCTCAgcataacacacagaaatcacaataccgtgatgcatcatatgaacaaattaaccatgtcgtagctcagtcgattaaggcagcatctgggatgctttcGGACACAGGttggaatcctcgtcacggcccttgtggatttgtttatctcATCATAGGCTGGAGTGCATTATCTATTACACTTCCGTTATGGAGCGCCAGCTTCCTGTGGTGTCAAGGGCTGCATACTCTGATCACCTGGATGACACCAAGCATGGCTTAATTAGTGATGCCTTAAAGATAGGTTTGATTCTTCTTGATGGGGTGTCGAACGTACAGTGTCAACTAAATCCAAAGATTAGAATAGTGAACTTAGCGGCACCAATTACTTTATTACGGAGCTAGAACAAATGTACCAATTTGTGAAGGTATTATTAAGAGGAGACGAGGAGTGACTGAGACCAGCGCGCAGTAGCTATTTCATAATGAGATAATTACTCTGACGTGAGATAAACTCTGACCTCTGACGTCTGTTGCTGGGACAACACTTAAAGAGTCTTGGGGTTTACTTGTAGCTCACTGCAACTAATACACATGTATACTAAAAATAAAGAATTAACAGGCGATGAATACGTATGATCTTTATGTTGTTCAATACCCCGCCACGCACCACCAGAGGCCTGCTAAATAGGCCCTTCGGAGGCCGCCATGCCCACCGGgggccaccaggagccaccagggggCCACCAGGGGGCCACTGGGGGCCACCGGGGTACCAAGCATGTAACTGCGCCATAAGCTCCTCGATATGCAGTCTGGATTAACAATTCATGACATTAATCATGATTTTCATGACAATGAAAGTTTAGTTAATGGAAGGTTCAAGGCTAAATGTAAATTCATATAAGAAAACTAATCCTTCAACAGATATGCAAATCCTGATGTTATTGTAATGCCGACTCTGATTATATCAGCAGTTgtctattaatttatatttaacatTTAACATTTCCAgggtcaccctcccccccccccttcccactccccactAATCTGGGATTCAAGGATCAGCTGAGATAAGTTCTGGCGGGAAGCCTCAATTCACAGTATTTGCTGTTTTGCCAAGCCCCGCTGACCTTTAATGgcattaaaataaataataataataataataataataataataataataataataataatcagagcACATAGTAGAATATGAATTAATAAGTATATGGAAGAGCATATGTTAGCGAGCACATTGGCGCCAAGACTTGCGACATTTTATGAAGCAAATGCTTCATATGTTCGAACAGATGAACCAGAACGTAGCACAGCCAGCGTAGTCCCTTTCGTACATTGCTGTGTAGTTCTCTATAAATGAATCATGAAACAAATTAGAGCAAAAAGGAAACAGCGTTTGTAGATGTACGCAAGACGTGGGTTGGTGGGGTGTGGCCTCCGCGGGCGCCAGGACCAATAACAAAGCCCCAAGCCAGATGCATGCAGGCAAGACGGGCCGTGATTGGTCTCCCGTCTGTGACGTCAATTAGTCTCCGCTTTATTACAGGGTTAGCTTAGGGTTAAGTTAGTGTGGTTTAGATAAGTCAAGCTAGAATTCTGGGTAGGGTCAGGGGAGACGTGTTTTTATTGCTCAAGTGCTGCATGGCATGATGTGCAGGAAATACTATGTGACAAGAGAAGCCATCGTGGGTTGTGACAAGAGAAGCCATCGTGAGTTGTGACAAGAGAAGCCATCGTGGGTTGTGACAAGAGAAGCCATCGTGGGTTGTGACAAGAGAAGCCATCGTGGGTTGTGACAAGAGAAGCCATCGTGGGTTGTGACAAGAGAAGCCATCGTGGGTTGTGACAAGAGAAGCCATCGTGGGTTGTGACAAGAGAAGCCATCGTGGGTTGTGACAATAACAAACAacaaattatcaggagaaagtgcaagATGAGCACAAGTATACTACACAGCACATggaggggatatgaggacaaagaactggaataagagagagggaaggaacggtgcccaaccacttggaccgagGCGGACGGAACGACACTCTCCGGACCAGTGCAAGTGGCTGGGGTAAGCCAAGCCAGCGTGGGTGTACTGACCTGAGGACCTGAAGACCAGACCCAGGAACCATCGTCGCGCTGGGAGGCGCCCACCCACAGGTACTCAGGAGGTTCTGGGGACCAGGAGAACAAGTCATAACTCCACACTGTGTAGGTACAATgtatacactgtatatacacataGAGTATGGCTCTGTATATAGAGTATGGCTCTGAATACACACAGTATGGCTCTGTATATACACAGAGTATGGCTCTGTATATACACTAAAAGCTTTTGTTTTTACACGTGTTTATTTTTATATCAGTTAATGCTTCAGCTGCAAGGGATTAAAGAAACCCAGTACGAAGACTAATCTTTAATGTCAACGACAGAACTAAGGCTAACTCTTGATATTATTAAGTCTCAACTGAACAATGTCGTCGTACACTGCGTATGAAGAATAAATACTAGTGCAGTCCTAATACTTATCATTTTTGTTTAATAAATACCATAGTTTCGTACTCTATCCTAATTCCTTGCTGAAGTACTGTTTACGACGGGGGGGTTGCTGGACCAGACTTTAGTGACGGGAGGTTGCTGGACCAGTCTTTAGTGACGGGAGGTTGCTGGGACCTGTCTTTAGTGACGGGAGGTTGCTGGACCAGTCTTTAGTGACGGGAGGTTGCTGGACCTGTCTATAGTGACGGGAGGTTGCTGGACCAGTCTTTAGTGACGGAAGGTTGCTGGACCAGTCTTTAGTGACGGGAGGTTGCTGGACCTGTCTTTAGTAACGGGAGGTTGCTGGACCTGTCTTTAGTGACGGGAGGTTGCTGGACCTGTCTTTAGTGACGGGAGGTTGCTGGACCAGTCTTTAGTGACGGGAGTTTGCTGGACCAGTCTTTAGTGTCGGGAGGTTGCTGGGACCTGTCTTTAGTGACGGGAGGTTGCTGGACCAGTCTTTAGTGACGGGAGGTTGCTGGACCAGTCTTTAGTGACGGGAGGTTGCTGGACCAGTCTTTAGTGACGGGAGGTTGCTGGGACCTGTCTTTAGTGACGGGAGGTTGCTGGACCAGTCTTTAGTGACGGGAGGTTGCTGGACCAGTCTTTAGTGACGGGAGGTTGCTGGACCTGTCTTTAGTGACGGGGGGTTGCTGGACCAGTCTTTAGTGACGGGAGGTTGCTGGACCAGTCTTTAGTGACGGGAGGTTGCTGGACCAGTCTTTAGTGACGGGAGGTTGCTGGACCAGTCTTTAGTGACGGGAGGTTGCTGGACCTGTCTTTAGTGACGGGTGGTTGCTGGACCTGTCTTTAGTGACGGGAGGTTGCTGGACCAGCTAAACTCACCTAAGACGGTAGTGAGGCGGTGACAACAaggtacacaacagctacaccaaGCTTGGAGGGACTACTTACTCTCCACGTTATTTAAGATGTGACTACTGTGACTACCCATCTTGAATAACCTGAGGGGGTTTTGAAGCCATCTTTTTGGACTGGTTTACCCACCTTAGAGGCAGTAGAGACCGTGTGAGGGCAGGTTGAGCTCTGGGTCACCCACCTGGGATAGATGCGAGGTACACTCTGAGGGCGGGCAGGCTGTGGGGGGAGGCTAGGTCGCCTCCTAGCTTGCCGCAGTCCCTGCGGGCGTCCTCCCAACCTAGCAAATCATGAGCAGCAAGGTAGAAGCACTCGCCATCCACCTTGACGAAGGGCTGTGGGCAAGACGAGTACGCTGCTGCCGCCCACTCTGGGGAAGGAAGGTGAAGGGTCAGTACCTGGCGGGCTCTTCACGCGTACTCATGCCACTTCTCTAaacaactatatgtttaacacttctctcaccctgtccatggaggacagaagaaaatgtatatatgctggttagcattgtaaatgtgtggccacgtctgcggtagaaaataataataataaaaaaaaaattctctaaACGCGAACCTCTTTTTGGAAAGGCATAAGGAAGTGCAGCAAGATGACTGATGGAAACATCACTGGCAATGTTAAAGAAATGAATGAAAACAGTTGAAGATGAAATAGAAGTAAGGGGTGAGAATACTTTGAAATGGATGGAGGTGAGGTAGAAGTAGATTATAGAAGTAGATATATCTATGGACACGTTGAGGCTGAAGCGTGGGAGAGCTGTATGTGGTACAGTATATGCAGAAATGGTACACTGAAGAATAAATATTTTGCCAgcaggaggaagaaattaacatAATACCAAATCCCCTGAAAGACAGAGAGATCTGATATAACTACCATATCAATAATAAGAACATAGTAAATGTCAACGTTGTAGTGTCATCTCCATAACAAGTGGGAGAGCCCCAAGGACGACCCAGGAGTCTCGGGAGGAGTATGTTACACCACTGAGGTGAAGGAGGTGGGCTTCGTGGAGCAAGAGGCTCTGTACGTTACATTTTGTCGACGtggaaaaataatataatttaattttataattaatgtaaaatatatataattagtctCATTTATAATGATTTAAAAAGAGAGGAATTTTGAAGTGATGAGTCCGTATGGTGTTGGTTGACTTTGACTAAAAGTCTAAATAGCTATGATGCAGTATGTAGCCAGCATAGCCCTGCTCTAGTTTCCAGATTaacttcatattatatatatatatatatatatatatatatatatatatatatatatatatatatatatatatatatatatatatatatatatatatatatatatatatatatattccattcaCTAAGGCACTTGGAGACTTGAACCGGCGACCCCACGagcgtgaggcagaggctcaatcgATTTtgctatgagtagtcttaataatcaAAGATTTCAGAAGCAACTAACCGCCGCCCAGTTGAAATTTTCAACATTCCCTGACTACTGAGAAATTTCAGCTGGGCAGCGGTAAATTGCTTCAGgaatctttccttattaagactactcatagcaAAGTTGATAGAGCTTCTGCCTCACGTTCGTGGGGTCGCCGGTTGGAAGGAAGTGAAGTGCTGACGCCTCTAAATTAAAAGATTACTGAGATGGTTTGATGATGCGCAAGGAAGAGATGATCATCTCAGCCTGCCTGGAGTACCCCTACTGGAGGCTGCTTACCCTGCTGTTGGTCGCCCTGCTCGCTCAAGTCGTGGCGGCCCTCTTCCAACACTTCCAGACGGGCGTTCAAGTTCTTGAAGCGACCCAGCTCCTCCATCACCGTCGTCATCTGCGCTTTGCACGTCTGCATGTCGTCCTGAAGCACACAATACCACAGTTACAGTCATAGCAAAATTACAGCGAATTTATACTGATTCACTACATAAATACCGTTCCTTCAcccggtcctcatatcccagcactagGTACATACTACCTCttattcctcatatcccagctccttgtcctcatatcccagctccttgtcttcatatcccagttccttgtcctcatatcccagttccttgtcctcatatccagctccttgtcctcatatcccagctccttgtcctcatatcccagctccttgtcttcatatcccagctccttgtcctcatatcccagttccttgtcctcatatcccagctccttgtcctcatatcccagctccttgtcctcatatcccagttccttgtcctcatatcccagctccttgtcctcatatcccagttccttgtcctcatatcccagttccttgtcctcatatcccagttccttgtcctcatatcccttccaagtggcaTTACAGTCATACTGACTTAGTACATTATCCTGACAATTTCATTTCCTTTCATTACCTAAATAAAAGTCACAGTGTGATAACTGTAGGGGGCTTGATACTGTTCTGCAGTGTTCTGATAGTTAAGACTGTTGTGGTTTGCATACTGTGTGGCCAGCATACCAGGGAGGGTTGGGAGCACACTGTTAAGAGTTTGGGTCTTGGGGTCTGAGCTCACAAGTTGAGACATATTTCCTAGCCTAGTACGCAAAATGTTTCCTGCCAAAttatttctgcccgaaacgctgcgcgtactagtggctttacaagaatgtaattactatgctatgtatcctcacaatcccaatgtaccttcttgtatatatatatatatataaataaataaataaaataaataaataaatataataactcCAGACTAATGCAGTAACACCTTGTTAATATTTTGCTGACAGCGTTGGATCAGTCAAACAGTACAGCGCTAAAACAATGGTACAAacatgtaagaacataagaacataagaacaatgtaactgcagaaggcctattggcccatacgaggcagctccgttctataaccacccaatcccatgtAGGAGGCGGGCAGTACGCCCTGCCGTTACTACTAGGTTAAGTACTGTTAGGTAAGCACACACATCGTCTACGGCTCAGGACAAACGCCTTAAGACGTCGCTCGCAGGTGCAAGAGGTTCGCCAGCCACTACAACACACCTGCTGCAATATTTATCATAGAAACTTATTGAACTGGAACGCATTAAAATAATTATGAAATGTAGACTAGTGTGAAATAGGGCCCAAAAGCTTTAGACGAGAACAAAATTACAGATGGAGTGAGAATATTTTGTTTGTTTGTCCAAGGCTGGAGATCAGACACTTGAGGCTAGTCTCACTAAACTTTGTAGGGAGACTGGTCTGGGGTACCAGACGTACATAGGCTGGTCGGAGGCATATAGGGGAAGAGGATGAGAGGGGAGGGAAGAAGAAGCGGACCATAGAGAGGGGGACGACAGGGAAAGGGGAAGATGGGATAAAAAGAGGGAATAGGAGACCGAGTGCAGCCGGGtacctcttatatatatatatatatatatatatatatatatatatatatatatatatatatatatatatatatatatatatatatatatatatatatgtgtgtgtgtgtgtgtgtgtgtgtgtgtgtgtactcacctaattgtactcacctaattgtgcttgcgggggttgagctctggctctttggtcccgcctctcaaccgtcaatcaactggtgtacagattcctgagcctattgggctctatcatatctacatttgaaactgtgaatggagtcagcctccaccacatcacttcctaatgcattccatttgctaactactctgacactgaaaaagttctttctaacgtctctgtggctcatttgggtactcagcttccacctgtgtccccttgttcgcgtcccaccagtgttgaaaagttcgtccttgtttacccggtcgattcccctgaggattttgtaggttgtgatcatgtccccccttactcttctgtcttccagtgtcgtgaggtgcatttcccgcagcctttcctcataactcatgcctcttagttctgggactagtctagtagcatacctttggactttttccagcttcgtcttgtgcttgacaaggtacgggctccatgctggggccgcatactccaggattggtcttacatatgtggtgtacaagattctgaatgattccttacacaggttcctgaacgccgttctgatgttagccagcctcgcatatgccgcagacgttattctctttatgtgggcttcaggagacaggtttggtgtgatatcaactcctagatctttctctctgtctgtttcattaagtacttcatctcctattctgtatcctgtgcctggcctcctgtttccactgcctagtttcattactttgcatttactcgggttgaacttcaacagccatttgttggaccattcactcagtctatccaggtcatcttgtagcctcctactatcatcctctgtttcaatcctcctcataatttttgcatcgtcggcaaacattgagaggaacgaatctataccctctgggagatcatttacatataccagaaacagtataggtccgaggactgacccctgcgggactccacttgtgacgtctcgccaatctgagacttcacccctcacacagactcgttgtctcctgttgcttaggtattcctctatccaccggagtaccttccctctcactccagcctgcatctccaactttcgcactagcctcttgtgtggcactgtatcaaaggctttctgacaatccaaaaatatgcagtctgcccacccttctctttcttgccttatttttgttgcctggtcgtagaattcaagtaaccctgtgaggcaggacctgccatccctgaacccatgttgatgctgtgttacaaagttccttcgctccagatgctccactagtttttttcgcacaatcttctccatcagcttgcatggtatgcaggttagggacactggcctgtagttcagtgcctcctgtctatcccctttcttgtatatcgggactacgttagctgctttccaaatatctggcagttcccctgttgccagtgatttgttatacactatggagagtggtaggctcagttctcttgctccttcctttagaacccaaggggagattccatctgggcctatagccttcgtcacgtccaactctagtaaacacttccttacttccccactggtaatctcaaactcttccagtggttcctggttagctattccctcacttacctctggaatttctccttgttctaaggtgaagacctcctggaatttcttattcaattcctcacacacttccttgtcatttgtagtgaatccttccgcccctatccttaatctcataacctgttcctttactgttgtttttctcctaatgtggctatgcaacaatttaggctgagtctttgccttgcttgcgatgtcattttcgtattgtctttctgcctctcttctcatcctgacatattcattcctggcattctggtatctttctctgctctccagtgtcctgttattcctat
Encoded here:
- the LOC123765163 gene encoding uncharacterized protein, translated to MRLTPATLYTCTLTLILVVDVALAQKNPSRPLEDNDVLSERIPNGGGKRYGSSARNDVRRYGVAPTELQVHDGHRMITRALWRIFDALMQKKDHSQLYGRMGFVEEALKKMISVDSQLEDEIDKLKDDMQTCKAQMTTVMEELGRFKNLNARLEVLEEGRHDLSEQGDQQQEWAAAAYSSCPQPFVKVDGECFYLAAHDLLGWEDARRDCGKLGGDLASPHSLPALRVYLASIPEPPEYLWVGASQRDDGSWVWSSGPQAGVPVDMSKDTWNEEVPSGSGKCMGLFAQSSFRAYNYDCQEKDLFVCQYYF